The Panacibacter microcysteis genome includes a window with the following:
- a CDS encoding DUF4907 domain-containing protein, with protein sequence MRKTIKGAKLLLLIAGIILASCTAKDKTNMDDRLRINAIAVPAKKGWGYEIYVDNKLFIKQDHIPAISGNHSFAGKADAIKTANMVIAKMKEGKKPVLTTDELTRAGIHMAN encoded by the coding sequence ATGAGGAAAACGATTAAAGGAGCGAAACTGCTCTTGCTTATTGCAGGCATAATACTAGCGTCATGTACAGCAAAAGATAAAACAAACATGGATGACAGGCTGCGCATAAATGCGATTGCCGTGCCTGCTAAAAAAGGCTGGGGTTATGAAATATATGTTGATAACAAATTATTCATTAAACAGGACCATATACCTGCCATAAGCGGCAACCATTCTTTTGCTGGTAAGGCAGATGCCATAAAGACCGCAAACATGGTTATTGCAAAAATGAAGGAAGGCAAAAAGCCTGTTCTTACAACAGATGAGCTGACACGGGCCGGCATACACATGGCGAACTGA
- a CDS encoding Kelch repeat-containing protein, whose product MMTKSKYCLAALLVLLQATGCTKDTSTTDDEDDGNWIKRSTFEGVARSEAVAFVINDLAYVGTGYDGEERLQDFWSYNAALNSWEQKATFPGVARSSAAGFSTGTNGYIATGYDGTNKLKDCWQYNATSNEWVQKADFGGSARYDAVAAGISGQGFISSGWDGNYRKDLWQYDPSADTWTQKVSLSGDKRQAAVCFVHDNKLYVGLGQDNGTTVNDLHEYDPATETWTEKRKLTSISDESYDDDYSDIVRYNAVAFVIGDKAYVTTGTNGSLTNKTWEYDFSTDTWSRKTAFERSSRTGAVAFTIQDRGFVTTGNSGSSYYDDLNEFNPAQTYEEND is encoded by the coding sequence ATGATGACAAAAAGCAAGTACTGTTTAGCAGCATTACTGGTATTACTACAGGCTACAGGATGCACAAAAGATACATCTACTACAGATGATGAAGATGACGGTAACTGGATCAAACGTTCAACATTTGAAGGTGTGGCAAGATCGGAAGCAGTTGCATTTGTAATAAACGATCTTGCATATGTTGGTACCGGCTATGATGGCGAAGAGCGGTTACAGGACTTCTGGTCTTATAATGCCGCACTCAATTCCTGGGAGCAAAAAGCAACATTTCCCGGCGTTGCACGCAGTTCTGCAGCCGGCTTTTCAACAGGCACCAACGGCTACATAGCTACAGGTTATGACGGAACCAATAAACTGAAAGATTGCTGGCAATATAATGCAACCTCCAACGAATGGGTACAAAAGGCCGACTTTGGCGGCAGTGCACGCTACGATGCAGTGGCAGCAGGCATTTCAGGGCAGGGATTCATCAGCAGCGGGTGGGATGGCAACTATCGGAAAGACCTTTGGCAATATGATCCTTCTGCTGATACATGGACACAAAAAGTGAGTCTGAGCGGTGATAAAAGACAGGCGGCGGTTTGCTTTGTACACGACAATAAATTATACGTTGGCCTGGGGCAAGACAATGGTACTACCGTAAACGACCTGCATGAATACGACCCTGCTACGGAAACATGGACAGAAAAAAGAAAACTTACCAGTATAAGCGATGAGAGTTATGATGATGATTACAGTGACATTGTGCGCTACAATGCTGTAGCGTTTGTTATTGGTGACAAAGCGTATGTAACAACCGGTACAAACGGAAGCCTTACAAATAAAACCTGGGAGTATGATTTTAGCACCGATACATGGTCGAGAAAAACAGCCTTTGAGCGAAGCAGCAGAACAGGTGCTGTAGCATTTACCATACAAGACCGCGGCTTTGTTACCACAGGTAACTCAGGCAGCAGTTATTATGATGATCTGAATGAATTTAACCCTGCTCAAACATATGAGGAAAACGATTAA